In a genomic window of Acropora muricata isolate sample 2 chromosome 2, ASM3666990v1, whole genome shotgun sequence:
- the LOC136909211 gene encoding uncharacterized protein, with translation MVHPPKKPKKIRVVFDCSARYGGTSLNNRLLQGPGMTNSLVGVLTRFRQEPVAFMADIEAMFYQVLVPADQRDFLRFLWWPDGDLSAELEEYQMRVHPFRAVSSPSCSNYALHTTANEAEREYASEVAGVLRCNFYVDRCLRSVSTEGKAIDQIAYLRQACRKGEFRLTKFICNRRSVLESIPMEERSKDIKTLDLSYDDLPVEHALGVQWCVESDTFKFRITVKDKPVTRRGILSTVSSIYDALGFAAPFTLAAKKLLQDLCREEKIGWDDELPDTYHRRWEEWLKELPLLERLSVPRCVKPVDFGEVKSRQIYIFSNASNVGYGSVAYQRVCDSEGRTHCSFLMGKARLAPIKAVTVSRLEHTAATVSVRLGEIIKKELDDKAETIQYHTDSVTVLRYIANDQKRFHVYVANRVQLIRNLSDPNQWRYVNTKENPADDASHGLDASTLTEQQRWVKGPKFLWQPEKEWPAQPTR, from the coding sequence atggtacatcccccaaaaaaaccaaagaaaatcagGGTCGTGTTCGATTGCAGCGCTAGATATGGTGGAACTTCTCTGAACAACCGATTGTTACAAGGCCCAGGTATGACTAACTCTCTGGTTGGTGTCCTAACCAGATTCAGACAGGAGCCTGTAGCCTTTATGGCCGACATAGAGGCTATGTTTTATCAAGTCCTAGTTCCGGCCGACCAGCGAGATTTTCTGCGATTTCTGTGGTGGCCCGATGGAGATCTTAGTGCCGAGTTGGAAGAGTACCAAATGAGGGTTCATCCATTTAGAGCAGTTTCCTCACCCAGCTGTTCTAACTACGCCTTGCACACCACAGCCAACGAAGCCGAACGAGAATACGCAAGTGAAGTCGCAGGAGTATTGCGTTGTAATTTCTATGTAGATCGCTGCTTGCGATCTGTCAGTACAGAGGGCAAAGCTATAGATCAGATTGCTTATCTACGCCAAGCATGCAGAAAGGGAGAATTTCGCCTAACAAAGTTTATTTGTAACCGAAGGAGTGTTCTGGAATCAATACCGATGGAAGAACGTTCCAAGGACATAAAAACGTTGGATTTGAGCTACGATGATCTCCCAGTAGAACATGCTCTTGGTGTGCAGTGGTGCGTCGAATCCGACACATTTAAGTTTCGCATCACCGTAAAGGACAAACCCGTAACGAGAAGAGGAATACTGTCTACCGTCTCATCTATCTATGATGCTCTCGGATTTGCTGCACCATTTACTCTAGCTGCAAAGAAACTACTCCAAGACCTCTGCAGAGAAGAGAAGATTGGTTGGGACGACGAACTTCCCGACACTTATCACCGACGCTGGGAGGAATGGCTAAAGGAACTACCACTTCTTGAACGCCTGTCAGTCCCTCGCTGTGTTAAGCCAGTAGATTTTGGGGAGGTGAAATCTCGGCAGATCTACATCTTCTCCAACGCGAGTAACGTGGGTTATGGTTCAGTCGCCTATCAACGAGTATGCGACAGTGAAGGTCGCACACACTGTTCCTTTCTGATGGGCAAAGCGCGCCTTGCACCCATCAAAGCAGTGACGGTATCGCGCTTAGAACACACTGCTGCCACCGTCTCTGTTCGGCTCGGAGAAATTATCAAGAAGGAGCTCGATGACAAGGCTGAAACCATCCAGTATCACACCGACTCCGTTACGGTGCTTCGATACATTGCGAACGATCAGAAGCGATTCCATGTTTACGTAGCCAATCGGGTACAGTTAATACGTAACCTATCAGACCCTAACCAGTGGAGGTACGTCAACACAAAGGAGAATCCTGCTGACGACGCCTCACACGGTTTGGACGCCAGCACATTAACAGAACAACAGCGATGGGTAAAGGGACCCAAGTTTTTATGGCAACCGGAGAAGGAATGGCCAGCACAACCGACACGGTGA
- the LOC136909210 gene encoding uncharacterized protein, which yields MRVKVILKERSFRRANGTLEQDRSGQLKDQSRSNHNKVAVGKTSPIYRFDPFVDNGLLRVGGRLHNAEIPEECKHPKILPRKSQVTTLIIRNAPERLGHAGRGHVLTLLHEKYWIVGANSAVRQRIAACGVCRRNKASPQNQKMADLPSVRLTPAPPFTYVGVDFFGLYITKEGRQERERYGALFTCLVSRAIHIEVSNSLETDSFLNTLRAALLLAEVLCAKLEATTEPILLVP from the exons ATGCGTGTGAAAGTCATCCTTAAGGAACGAAGCTTTCGAAGAGCAAACG GGACCTTGGAACAAGACAGAAGTGGCCAGTTAAAAGATCAGTCACgttccaaccacaacaaagttGCAGTAGGAAAGACCAGCCCCATTTATCGCTTTGATCCGTTCGTGGACAACGGTCTATTACGTGTTGGTGGCCGACTGCACAACGCCGAAATTCCAGAGGAGTGTAAGCACCCCAAAATTCTTCCTCGCAAGAGTCAGGTGACGACTTTAATCATCCGCAACGCACCCGAACGGCTTGGTCATGCTGGACGCGGTCATGTCCTCACCCTATTACACGAGAAGTATTGGATAGTTGGAGCTAATTCTGCAGTGCGCCAACGCATCGCTGCATGTGGCGTTTGTCGTCGAAACAAGGCCTCTCCTCAGAACCAGAAAATGGCTGATTTACCATCAGTTCGACTGACACCAGCACCGCCCTTCACTTATGTTGGAGTGGACTTCTTCGGCCTGTACATCACGAAAGAAGGCCGGCAAGAACGCGAGCGATACGGAGCATTGTTCACATGCCTCGTAAGTAGAGCAATCCACATCGAGGTCTCTAATTCACTTGAGACGGACTCGTTCCTGAACACATTACGCGCCGCTTTATTGCTCGCAGAGGTCCTGTGCGCGAAATTAGAAGCGACAACGGAACCAATTTTATTGGTGCCGTAA